In one Alnus glutinosa chromosome 14, dhAlnGlut1.1, whole genome shotgun sequence genomic region, the following are encoded:
- the LOC133856827 gene encoding two-component response regulator 24-like, whose amino-acid sequence MMKSTKIGMKDELVINSVKAEPSSVLLGPSSKITALVVDDDTLNQMIHRRLLDGLGVQNQVVGNGKEAVDVHSSGKSFDLILMDKDMPVMNGIEATRKLRTMGIRSLIAGVSACSEEQEKQEFIEAGLDDYQEKPLSATKLASILHKLKKDG is encoded by the exons ATGATGAAGAGTACTAAAATTGGGATGAAAGATGAGCTTGTAATAAATAGTGTTAAAGCTGAACCTTCTTCAGTACTGCTGGGGCCATCATCTAAGATAACTGCTCTTGTTGTGGATGATGACACTCTAAATCAAATGATTCACCGCAGACTCTTGGACGGTCTAGGCGTACAAAATCAGGTGGTTGGGAATGGCAAAGAAGCCGTTGATGTCCACTCTTCAGGAAAAAGCTTTGACCTGATTTTGATGGACAAGGATATGCCTGTCATGAATGGGATTGAG GCTACGAGAAAACTCCGCACTATGGGGATTCGTAGTTTGATTGCGGGTGTATCGGCATGCTCAGAAGAGCAAGAAAAACAAGAGTTCATAGAAGCAGGCCTGGATGACTATCAAGAGAAGCCTTTGTCTGCCACTAAGCTCGCTTCAATCCTCCATAAGCTCAAAAAGGATGGTTGA